TGCGTTGGCTGAGCATGGTCTCATCTGGAGCTGGCTGAGCATGGACTGAGCAGCCAGTCTGGCAACAGTTCCTGGGGTGCCCGAGATGCCtgtgggcagctgggcagggctgagccccccgGCTCATGGACACTGgggagagctggaggaggatgggccatggggctgcaggcagtggtgcTGAGCAACCCggagctgctgccttcagtTGAGCGCAGCAAGCGCCTGCCCatgccctgccccagggctggcagcagctcagcagagattatcaaggagggaagggggctgccagtccctgccctgctgcctcagctgctgcagcgtCCCTCTGCAGGTGCCCATGGATGGACAAGGACTGATGTGCTCCAGCATGACAGCATCAGCGAGTGCCTGACCTGCGGTGCAGGGAGTGAGCTCTACAGAAGGCTTTTTAACCACTTAGGCGGCAGCAGTGACATGATTTATGTCCCAAAGAAGCTAGAAATAGCATTCATGGCAAGCAAGACAAACAGATTTATCCCCTCTTTAGTTCATGCAAAGGATGTCGCACACAATACATGCTGATGGAAGAGGCAGTGTAGTGCAGAAACATTGTCTGTGTTTGCATGCAAACCTGATTTTAAGACAACAGGTCCACCCTGGACATCATCCCTGACCAGTGGGGCTGGTGCAGAAAGCTCTGGTCCCACGGTTGGGACTTTTCCCCACCATCACAAACAGGCTTTGCTGTAAGGACTCGTGCCCAGCTGCTCCTGACAAGCCTGCAAGACCAGCATGGAAGGTTGGCAGCTGAGAGAGCTGAACCTGGAGGCATCCCCACCTGAGCTGGCACTGGCTGTGGGGGAACAGCGGGCTAGCAGCCAGCCCCACATGCAACAAGCCCCCAGCAGCATACCAGCCCCTTGCCCCAGGGCTGAGGAAATGGGGCACAGCACAGCGGAAAGGCCATTAATGGGCCAAACCATGGGGTTTGGGCTACCTTTAACCTTTGCCTGCCCTCCCAGGTGCCAGGACCCAAGGCAGTGCACAGGcgctgtgcctcagtttctccacCTGGAAACCAAAACCAATGGCTTCAttctgtgctgctcttctgcttgCACTTTGGGGAATAATTAGCACAGTCATGTTGGAAGGTGGCAGTCCTGATTCTGCATTATTTCCTACCAGAAGGGCTGGGACTGGAGGTGGCAGGGAGGACTGGTGACTGCAGGGATGGCTCACAGGTCCAGCAAGCAGAGTAAGGAGTACACTAGCCAGCATGAGCAGGTGGTGGATGGTGTGTACCACTGCTCGCCCCTGATGTGTCAGCCTGACTGAGGGCAATGCCCATGCCGGAGCCGTGTGAGATGGCCATTACCTCCTGCTGCTCGCCCTTGTTTTGCCTGGTGCTGATGAActcttttccattgctttttaattacttcacATGTACAAGAGCTGCAAGCTTCAGTGGCTCCGAGGCTAATTACATTGGGCAAGTGCTGGAGTAACGCAGTGCAACTTCCTCAGCTGCCTCACTGTGATGTGGATAATTGGTTAACATTTAAGTGATTTGGATTTAATTCACAGCTCCTGTAAGGATGATGGGCAGGGGAGGCCTTGCTGTGAGGAGGAGTGGGGCTGATCTCTCCTGCCACGATGGTGTGATGCAGAAGTGACCCATGGGGGACTCCTTTTTTCATGTGGCTTTGCTGGGTCTGAACTGGGAGCTCTGGAggccagacctgctgctggtgtgggagaagccaggctgggctggagagcagagctgtgcaggtgCTGCGtggcctggggagctgggctgacCAGGCTCTGCATGGAGCCTGGGCTGGTGCACTCCCCTGTCACAAGTGGTGTGCAGTCTCAGCAGGTCCTGCCTGGCGCTGGATGTGAGGATGTCCTGGAAGGTCTCCCCCAGGATTCAGAATGCAGCATGGGAAGGGCAGAACAACTGATGGTAAAGTGCTGCCCCTTACGTCTTGCTAAAGGCATGTGCAGGAGAAAAGAGCTGCCCCTGGGAAGGAAGGTGCTGCATGGGGGTCACCTCCCAATGCAGCATTGCAGCCCTACGCTGAAACTGAGACCAGGAGTCCagagccctggggctgctcctgcaggtgctgggagCCGTTCAGGGGGCCGTGAGGACCCTCCGCTTCCTTCCCTTGCACCCTTTGGAGTGAGACCCTCGCTCGCTGTAGGGAAAATCTGTCCCTGGTGAGGAGCAGGCTCAGAGCCTGGATGTCAGGCATGGTGTCAGGGAAggctgccagcaaacctgcctggtgctgggggctTCCCAGGGCCATGTGAGAGCTCGGGGTCCCTGTTTGGCTCGCTGCTGGCAGCCCCTCGCAGCATCCTGGAGAGAGCCTGCTTGCCCCCGCACCAGCTGGGTCACGCCATCgcagccctgggagctgcagagcagttggCTCTCTGAATGCTTAGTTAAattatacttatttttaaaattcttgaaTCTTCTTGGCAGGAAATAGAATTTCGCTAAAGAGATTTTCTAGTGGGTGAGCAAGGCTGGCAGTCTGAAGCAAGGATCCCTCCTGTCTTCCCAACAGACTCTTTAGGAGCTGACATCGGTGCAGTCTTTGATTAAAGTAAGAACTtgtcctccccagcccctggcaggagCTCACACATATGGTCCCTCTCACAGCGGCTGACAGTCCCTGGCACGAGGCCACTGCATCCGTCTGTACCTGCCGGTTACTCCAGAGCAGACGGGGTCTGAGGATGCCTGCCTGCCTACCGGGCACGGGAACGGCGGGTCCTTTGCAATGACACCCCTGCTCCAGGCTCCTCCAAGCCTGGGTTTACAGGAGAGGGAGGCTGACTGCAGACCAGAGCAGtgtccccaccccacagcaccctgtgAAGGGCCAGGGAAATGCTGCAGCGTTCATCAGCTCCCTCTCTTCTGCGTAGCTCTGCCTGTTTGAGCTGCTCCCCTGAAaccccttcccagcagcagagctggggcgagtgagcagagcagcccagctgcgATCAGGTGCTCAGAGGCACCTGAACATTCCGCTTTCTGGAAGTGATTCGGCGGTAAAGAGCGTGCTTGATGCTAGTTATCACTGGAGGAAGCTAGCTGGAGAACAGGTTTTTCTTGAAGTGATTTCAGAACAAAATACGTTAGAAATACCGTGTAAAAGTCTTTTCAGTTGTTCAAACCCAGCTTAGGAAGCAAAACTCTGCCCCAGCAGGAGTTGGGGGGGAAGTCATTAGCATTGTACGTAGCCCACTTAGCATCCCTGGGTCCCACGCTCCAAAATAATTCATCCCCAATAACATTTAATTCCTTTCATTTATTAATTAGATCTGAGCCATCCCACCAGACAAAATGTGTGCACACCATGCTGGGGAGGCACATTTTCAGGACAAAAcctggagaagaagaaatgacCTGGGGCAGGTTGGGGTCCAGGGCATGCACTTGGCCCGTGTTTCCAACGTGCTGCGCAGCACCTGCGACAGCTGAGGgctgcttttccctgcagtgAGGACCAGAGACTCCACAGCAACCCAGAACACTGCTGCAAAATAAGGCAAAATCAGCTCCTCCTGGGTTAAGAGTGTGGGCTGGGGTAAACCCAGGCATACTCTGACCCAGTGGGGGCTACTTGGCCCAGCCCCGCAGCAAGGACCGAGCTTTTCCAGGCACTGCTCAGGGCTCATGGACCtttggggcaggcagggaggtaCTCTACAGGGTTGGGCTTGTTTCTCCCGAGGAAATCTCCCTCCTTCCAGCAGAAGGTCAGAGGATGCCAAGTCCTGTGGGTGGCTTTGCATGCAGCTCGGGTGGCCCTTAGAGCTGGGTGCATCCCCGCAGGCACGGTTGTGATAACAGCAACAAATCCTTCTAGTCACAACATCATCGGGAGCGCTTGCAATTACGGGCTAAGGCTGTGGTGCGTGCTAAATATAGAGCCCTGGTCCTCACACTTAAGGAAACAAATGATCTGATGAGCATCTTTCTGCTGAAAGATGAGCTCATTTATTAAGCTAAATGGACGTGAAATGCAAATGTGAGGTTACTTTTCAGCtatttctaaataataattaaagCTTTTTGAGACTGCTCATCATATGCATTTGCCGTGTGACTCCCCATCCATTCCCTGGTGTGGATGAGGGAACCTGGGGAGGATCCCTGGTGCACAGGGTGGATGGTGAGCACTGAGCCCTACAAAAGTACCTAGTCTGGTTGCAGAGCTTGCcgggcagcccagccccggctggGACCAATGAGCCCAGGCCATGGCCACACTCCGTGCTGTGGTGCCCCGAGATGCAGGTCTGCTCCCAGGGCTGATGCGGGTGGAGCTGGGGCCCCACTGCTACCCTCACCAGTGACTGATGGCACCCCTCCATCTTTCTCCTGTCTAACCCTCTACCACTTCTACCCTCCTGCCCAAATCCCCGGTTTCAGCAGGGAAGCAGATGTGGGTCAACTTGTGCATCACAGGAGCATCCAGCTTCAAAACGCAACTCAAGTGAGCGGCTCTAGCTGCCTGCACCCGCTGTCccaggggagagagggggggtCAGTCAGTGGTCATGGGGTCCCTCGGCCTCATGCAGGGCACACACTGCTCCATCTCTGCTGAACAAGCAGCTCCTGTCTGCAACGAGCCCCCAGCGCTCAGAGCAGTGCAAAGGGAAGGCTGTGGAGGTGTGATGCTCTGTGGCTGTAAATACTGTGTGTGTTCCAGGGCTGGGATACGACCACCCACTTAGCACCCTGCTGGGTCCCCCACCTTCACCCCTGCTCATGGGTCTCTGCTCCCACCCAGGTGAAGAGCGTGAACCTGTCAGACGGAGAGGTGCTCTCCATCCGTGGGGTGGATGGCGATGCCCTTGTGGTCCTGGCCAACCAGACCCTGCTGGTGGAGGGCCAGGTGATCCGCAGCCCCACCAATACCATCTCTGTCTACTTCCGCACCTTCCAGGATGAGGTGGTAGGGACCTTCCAGCTCCACTACCAGGGTAGGTGCCTCCTCAGCGTGGGTGCACAagtgggggtgggatggggtgtCAGTGCcgtggggctcagccccaccagACTGCAGGGGTGGAAGGATGCTGGGCTCTGTCCCCACAGACCAGCTGGGCTCCTGTTTCACTGCGTGCCCATGCTCAGCCTGCCGGCAGGGCCAGCtcaagcagcagcctgtgttGTGCCCAGAGCAGAGGGTTCAATGTGTTCAATGTGCACTGATGTCCCAGACCCCATCGCTGGCTGTGCTCCTCACACCCGCCTTGCCCCCTTTCTGTCCCcttgcagcagctctcctgcacAGGCTCAGACTGCaagtctatttttttccttgaagagctataaaaaataaatgagttcaagcaaatgatttttaaaatagaaactgGGTCTGGGCAAAAGCAGTAACAGGTGGAGTAGCAGCAGCATGGTGGCTTGTCGGTGCTCTGCAACTGGCACCCGGCAGCGAGGTCTGTCCCTGGCAGCATGGGCACATCCAGCACGTACGTCCTCAGTGCTCCCCCCGCTGACTGCGGGATGGCTCTGAGCAGACAAGCCCTAAATTCCAAAATGTGTGTGCTTGTTCCAGTGTTTATGCTGAGCTGCAACTTTCCACGGAGACCTGACTTTGGAGACGTCACTGTGATGGATTTGCACTCGGGTGGAATTGCTCATTTTCACTGTCACCTGGGCTATGAGCTGCAGGGTCCTAGGGTGCTCACGTGCATCAACGCATCGAGGCCGCATTGGAGCAGCCCAGAGCCAATCTGCTCAGGTACGCTCCTCATTAGCTAGCCTCAGTGCTAGGAAAAACTGGGgtccccaaagaaaaaaattagagtttctttctttgtacCATGAGTTGAATGCAGTCCTGGGGGACAGTGAAAGCAatgcccagctcctgcacacAGTGCAACCTGAGGTACTGCAGGTTTTCATGTCAGTGGCAGCAGAATCTGTGTTCTAATTAGGCAGGTAAGGGAAAGGAAATAGTAGATTTTATGAGTATGTGTGAGTATATATGTGATTGCATAAAACAGAGCAAAGCCAAGCCAGGCAAGAGCTTCATGCATTAAAATCTGCTGAGAAGAGCTGGGCAGGCATCAGCAGAGGGGTTCGAAGCCCTGGGTGCAGTGCCTGCCTGTACcctctgccttgccctgcctCTTTGCCCGCCACAGCAGGATTGTGCTCTGTTTTGACAGCGCCCTGTGGCGGGACGGTCCACAATGCCACCATCGGCCGCGTCCTCTCCCCCAGCTATACCGGGAACCAGTCGAGCAGCATGTACTGCGTGTGGGCCATCGGGGCTCCCCCGGGCCAGAAGCTGCACCTGCATTTCGAGAAGCTCCTGCTGACTGAGAAGGACAGGTGAGGCTCCAGGAGCCCTGGTGCTGGCCCAGGTGCTGCCCGCCAGCAGTGAGGTCTGCAGTGAGCCCTTTCCCTGCACCCCGGGGACTGCAAAGGGCTTTGCTCTGCCCAACGTGGGGAGCAGGGTGCTTTGCTGGGTGCTAAATATACCAAAGCTTGCAAGCTCCCAGCTGGTCGCAGCTCTCCCACCTTGCATGTCCTGCTCCCCCGTGGCCGAGCTGCAGGTGTTGCGGGAGGCAGCACCGACCCAAGCTTGGGTGCAGCATGGAGGAGACTGCCAGCCAGAGGATGGTGACAATGGTGGCAGAGAAGGGTGCTGGTTCAGATGTTGAGGCACTCAAGAGGCACCACAGGTCTGGGAGCAAAAAGAGCTGCAAGAGGCAGGCACAGAGCACCAGCCTGTGCTTCCCAAGGCCCTGCACTTTGTGCCAGGGGATCTTGCAGGTCTTCTGATCTCACTAGCGGTTGGAAAGATGCAGTGTGCTGTGTCACacccctcctttcctccccccaAATACCCAatgcccagcacagctcagcattATGGCACAAGAAACTGCAAATCCCATGCTATCAGCATCCGTAACGCAAAGCCCACGCTTATGGTGCTGATGCTTGTGTTTAAGCAGCATTAACATTCAGTCTGGTAACAGGCAGTAAAGCAGGTTTATGGCTTGTAGTAAAGTCAAAGAATAAAGCCCCTGTTTATGACACAGTAAAAGAGACTTATCTGGCTGGTGAATTTTTGTTTGcacaatttctttaaaatgccatATTCTGGGAGCACTGGAGAGCGGGTGCTGGTGAGGAGGGGGGCTGTGTCATGCtctgggggtgtgtggggacACTTCTCCCATGTAATGTACTGTGTCCTCCCGTGCAGGATGGTGGTGTACAGCGGGGACACGAACCAGTCTGCCGTCCTCTACGACTCCCTGCGTGCCGACAGTGTGCCCTTCGAAGGGGTGATCAGTGACGGCTCCTCCATCAGGATTGACTTCCTCGCGGAGGAGCCTGCAGCTGCCACGTCTTTCAACATACGCTTTGAAGGTGATGTGCTCTCATTTTGGTACCCCTgaaagcagcaggctggccTCAGCCAGTGATCCTGTGCCTCAGGATGTTTGGGCAATTAACAGGGATACAGCTGTAGGAAGGGTCTTGGCTGCCCCTGGCATGGGCAAACATGGTGCTCTGCTGTGCCactgtccctgtgctgctgtattAGTCCCGCAGGAGCCCCACGCCTCTGAGCAAGCTCAGTAACGCAGTAATCCCAGGGTGGATTGCTCAGCAAATACAGCAACTGGCAACACAGTGAGTGTTACTGATGGTGATACACAATGGAAGTGGGGTTTGGTTAAGCCTTCATGGCTCAGGACAGATAAACTGTTGTTAATCCTAATTGCCTGTAAAATACGCTGTGGAAGAGGCCATCCGTGCACGGCAGGGTTGGAGGGATGGGTTTCTagctggggccagcagcagagcGCAGGGCTCATCTAACAAACCCCCAGAGGTGAGTGTGTGAGGAGCGGGGGAAGGCAGCGCgtcccccagccagctccatgCCCCTATGGCTAACGGCGGGTTCTCTTCCAGCCTTCGAGCGTGGCCACTGCTACGAGCCCTACATCCAGAACGGGAACTTCACCACCTCCGACCCCACCTACAACCTGGGCACCACCGTGGAGTTCACGTGTGACCCTGGGCACTCCCTGGAGCAGGGCCCCGCTGTCATCGAGTGCGTCAACATGCGGGACCCATACTGGAATGACACGGAGCCGCTGTGCCGAGGTCAGTCCTTGCACCGTGGGGCAATGTTGGGTAGTGTGTGCCAACGACggctgagccctgcctgcctcttgCTCCCACAGCCATGTGTGGTGGGGAGCTGACTGCCGTGGCCGGGGTGATCCTGTCCCCAAACTGGCCGGAGCCCTATGCGGAGGGGGAGGACTGCATCTGGAGGATCCACGTTGGCGAGGAGAAGCGGCTCTTCCTGGACATCCAGCTGTGAGTAGCTCAGGACCCTGGTGCCTATCTCTGCCCTGCCAGTGCTCAGCCTGCTTTGGTGCAGTATCTCCACTCCCCTCGCCCCAAGGACCCGCACTGTTTCCCTGTTCTCCCCCTCAGAGCTTTCCTAACCTCCTGTGATGCACTTGGCACCCAGGGGGAGGTCCAGGGCAGTACCCAGTGCTGCTCCCTGAGTTTAAAGCTCTGTTAAACCATCCATTGCAGTAGTTAATTGTTCCTGAGATGGCTTCTGAACTCCTCCAGAGCGAAACCACAGGCAGTTGGTGCCACAGCAGCATGCGGTCACGTGCAGCTCAGAGTGACACACAGTGCCATCACAAACTGGTTTGTACGGGGCTAGGAAAGTCTGGGACATCCATGAGATGGAAACCTCAGCTCGGTCTTTGGCTTGAATGTGATAGAGGCACTAAGGGAGGgtgagaggcagagggaggctctgcccagccctctCTCCTGAGTCCTGCCTTCTTTCTCTTGTGGGACCAACATGTCTTCACAAAACACATCAGTTCCCCTCTTGACTGCCAGCCTGGTAATGCGCCTTTCGGTGACGTTGCTCGgaaagctgcagggagcagagcagagctacCAGcaagccctggctgtgctgtccAGGCATGGGCAGGCACGGCAACACTCACTGCACATGCCGGGGGTCAGAGGGATATAGGATTCAATGCCAGGCTGGGAGCCCTTGGCATAATAATGCCGCTGATGCAAAGGGAATCTCCTTTGATGCTATTTTTGATTTTCAAGAGGGCACGTTTCAAGTAGGGGCTTAGAGTCATCAAGATTTTAAAGCTTCCTGTAAAATCACAAGTCAGAGCTCCCAGTGCACCTCTCCCAGCTTTGTGGGTGCTTGGGCTGAGCAGAACTGGAGGCCAAGTGATTTGAAGTCATCAGACATAAATGTCACTGAGGAAATCATGTttgacagaaagcagagatttaCTACAAATGTCAGCTTGCCATGGGGATTAGCTGGGCGCCTTCCAAGAACATTCTTAATAAAACATTTGGGGATCAGCTCAGGCATCTCCAAACAAGGCTGAATTAGTCAGCCAACATGAAGGGCAGGGGTCCTGCAGTGACCAAGCGTGGCCTGGGCTCACAGGTATCGTGCATGCACGGCCGGCTGGATCCTGCCTGTGTGCAGGAGCCCAGGCTTCGCTGGGAAAGTTACTTCAGCCTGAAAGCTGATGGAGTGTCCTCCTGTGgggccagcagcatctcagtgctctccccctgcccctcttccccaggggaaggggaggacGTGGTgtctctgccccagcccctcctaTGCTGCCAGGTAGCAGAGCgctgggtgctggctgtgctccccagcaccgCTGAGCCTCACCAGCACCCAGGATGGGGCAGGATGAGCAAGGGGAAGGCGAAGTCTGTGCCCACTTTGGGGGTGATGTGATCATTTCACCCACACCACCAGCACTGAACAGGCAGCCCgtggtggggctgcagggactgCAGTGGCAGGCAAaacagcctggcagcagggctggctgccggggcggggggcggcggggcaaGGTTTGCTCCGGGATGTGCATCCATCACCTGCCCTTCGCCTGAGAGCGAGGAGAGAGCCCCTGGTCCCCTCCTGCCCGAGGGGCAGCCGCATCCCTGCTGCAAAGGGCGCggagggggctgctgcgggtgctggccctggctctgcagcagggttGGCTGCCTGCCCGGCCTGCGTCCCCtgccccgcctgccccccctgcgccccctgcccccctgccccccctgcccggcatcccgccgcccgccccgccccgagtgccccgccccgccccgccccgccccgcccgcgccgccgcgcgCCATCCGCGGTCCGGCACCGCTCTCTGCTGGCCGGGcccgggcggggagcggggagcgcccggcgcgggggcagagctgagcaagGCGGGGGCGCCGCGGGGGGACGGCACTTTGCACGCCGTGGGCAGGGTCCGGTGTGGCGGGTACCGGTCCGTCACGGCGCTTTGGGCCGCCCCCGCCCGAGCAGCCGCCGCACTCGGCacggggagggggccggggtGAGCTCTggcggggggggctgccggCAAAGCAGCGCTGCTGGCCTGCTGGGGCCGGGCCACAGCACAGCGCttgcccagcctgcctggggatgggacaggggtgggatgggatggaatggcacagggatggggatgcagaTGCCGATGGGACTGGGACAgtgatggggatggggatggaaaaggaatcaccatccctggaagtatttaaaaaacatgtagatgtggtgcttagggacatggtttagtggcaGACTTGGCAGTCCggggttaacagctggacttgatgatctcaaagctcttttccaacctaaatgattctgtgatggGGATAGGGGTGGGGACAGGCCACAATGCAGGTTCGTtgcactgcagtgctggagtAGGCAGTCACCTCACTGCCCCTTCAGCCCAACACCATCGTGTCCTACCTGGGCTCCCTGCCCAAGCTGCTCTCTAACCAAGCTCTCCTTTCCAGCCTGAACCTCACCAACAGTGACATCCTCACCATTTACGATGGGGATGAGCTCACTGCTCACATCCTGGGGCAGTATGTCGGCAGCAGCGGCCCCCAAAAGCTGTATTCCTCCAGCCCCGATCTCACCATCCAGTTCCACTCAGACCCTGCTGGGCTCATCTTTGGGAAGGGGCAAGGATTCATCATGAACTACATAGGTAGGAaaagcagggtgctgggtgtgTCCCCTGCTCTGCCGCTGCAGTGCAGGTGGCAACTGTGACATGCAGCTGGACCACGCTGTCCAGGTGCCAGGTTTGGAAGCAGGAAGAATTGCTGTGACACCAACACTTCTTTCCACGTCCCACCAAGCTCCTGCAGAACCCCCCAGCCTCACTGCAGGTCTCTGAGTCAGACAGCTCTGGGGTGTCCCTGTGTGTCTCCCCTCTTCCAGGCTGGCAAGAAGACAGTGGCATTTTTGGTCCCTGTTGGCCCTGGTTTGGCCCCGTGCAGAgaagaacagggaaagaaattgCTGGAACTGGGGATGCAGGATCCACTCGCACTCTCTGTCAGGCAAGAAGCTGATGGTACTGAGGCACTGCAGCAAGGTTTCCTCCTAAAGGAGGTTACTGAAGGCAGTCCCCAGGTGGGCTCCTGAGATGGATGTTCCCAGATCACAGCTCCTTGCTCCAGAGAGGCTTAGACTACATCTGGAGATGCCTGTTTGCATCGTCCTTTGGTGCAGCCATGTCTGCCAGACTGGGGTGGCTGGTGCCCAAGGAAGGGACAAGGACTGGGAAGGGCACTTCTTCCCCACGGCTGCCCGCAGTcttgctgcctgcctctccctgcaccTGTCTTCCCCTGGCAGACTTCTTCCAAGTGtgttttcttcccactgctgaCAGCTCTGGTTATGACAAACCAGATCTGCAATGCAGATCACCTGCGAGGCTGCAGGTCCCCTCCTCGGTGCACTGCAGCACATGCGGCCGAGCTCAGCTGTGGACACggggctggggaaagcagggCAGAAACCCCTCACCGGAGCAAACCAGCCGTGCCGTGACCATGGCATCTGCACCattcctctcctgctcctgcagccagagctgagcTTGGTGTTCCCAGGCTGCTCTTTGTGTCCTGACCCCAGCACAGACACTGCTCTTTTTCCATCAGCACAGTCCTTCGCCCACTTGTAGGGTCAGGGCTGGGGAGGCTTTAAAGAGCCCGTTACCCACGTGGTGCCCCTTGCCTCTGCCCAGGGGATGCCACCCGTGGACTGGGCTGCCGGCTGTGGCTGTGCCATTTGTGGTGCGTGGGGCTGGAGGGCTCTCAGGGAGGGACAGGCACTTGGGGAAGTGCTGTGGGTCCACACGCAGTGGGTCCAAGGAAGGCTGTGCCGTGGGGTCCCACTTGTTGGGTGACAGCCAGCATCTCTCTTGGCTGCAGAGGTGTCCCGCAATGACTCCTGCTCTGACCTGCCCGAGATCCAGAATGGCTGGAAGACCACATCGCACACGGAGCTGGTGAGAGGGGCCAAGATCACCTACCAGTGCGACCCGGGCTATGACATCGTGGGAAGCGACACCCTCACCTGCCAGTGGGACCTCAGCTGGAGCAGTGACCCCCCCTTCTGTGAAAAGAGTAAGTGCTCTGGGCAACGCGCTGCTGTCcccatcacatcacatcacatcacatcacatcacacaCCACTTTGTACGGCTGCTGGTCCCCGCTGCCATGCCAGGACTCCCCTCTCAGACAACCTGTTTTCCCCAGTTATGTACTGCACAGACCCAGGGGAGGTGGAGCACTCGACCCGCCTCATCTCCGACccggtgctgctggtgggaacCACCATCCAGTACACGTGCAACCCAGGCTTCGTGCTGGAGGGCAGCTCATTGCTGACCTGCTACAGCCGCG
The Falco rusticolus isolate bFalRus1 chromosome 1, bFalRus1.pri, whole genome shotgun sequence genome window above contains:
- the SEZ6L gene encoding seizure 6-like protein isoform X1, encoding MSPFGRAAGIQSAAAPQGPDFVPLPQLQFHAQNCPSPTFPRFFADGGSGTALVPTSPDPLAVDELMDKMVGGAEELRYTTGLAGRAGELGHATALNLLPAAKEGTQTAAEEATLLLQSHIPPTPTAAPETDAKQTFPVKKKPPTLKQVNMARKHPRPKPTLPGSPRAASPASLLGSRLPTATQELHVPAEAAAGAGDVEQSPPELPWGGQATTSPPALQISPSTLPPAVLQPLPNNMGAAGEAPTMAPDSTTVNWTNSGEREVHGSASEESQETTTSTIITTTVITTEPTPVLCSMSFHDPEGYIDSTDYPPLPLHSYLECTYNVTVYTGYGVELQVKSVNLSDGEVLSIRGVDGDALVVLANQTLLVEGQVIRSPTNTISVYFRTFQDEVVGTFQLHYQVFMLSCNFPRRPDFGDVTVMDLHSGGIAHFHCHLGYELQGPRVLTCINASRPHWSSPEPICSAPCGGTVHNATIGRVLSPSYTGNQSSSMYCVWAIGAPPGQKLHLHFEKLLLTEKDRMVVYSGDTNQSAVLYDSLRADSVPFEGVISDGSSIRIDFLAEEPAAATSFNIRFEAFERGHCYEPYIQNGNFTTSDPTYNLGTTVEFTCDPGHSLEQGPAVIECVNMRDPYWNDTEPLCRAMCGGELTAVAGVILSPNWPEPYAEGEDCIWRIHVGEEKRLFLDIQLLNLTNSDILTIYDGDELTAHILGQYVGSSGPQKLYSSSPDLTIQFHSDPAGLIFGKGQGFIMNYIEVSRNDSCSDLPEIQNGWKTTSHTELVRGAKITYQCDPGYDIVGSDTLTCQWDLSWSSDPPFCEKIMYCTDPGEVEHSTRLISDPVLLVGTTIQYTCNPGFVLEGSSLLTCYSRETGTPIWTSRLPHCVSEESLACDNPGLPENGYQILYKRLYLPGESLTFMCYEGFELMGEVTIKCILGQPSHWSGPLPICKVNQDSFEHALEVAEAAAETSLEGGNMALAIFIPVLIISLLLGGAYIYLTRCRYYSSLRLPLMYSHPYSQITVETEFDNPIYETGETREYEVSI